A stretch of Geobacter sp. DNA encodes these proteins:
- a CDS encoding DUF4071 domain-containing protein, with the protein MPTPLCFILMPFGKKKDATGREIDFDAVYEQLIAPAVLAAGMEPLRADEEKTGGIIHKPMFERLILCEYAVADLTAANANVFYELGVRHAAKPHTTVLMFAEGSGQLPFDVAQLRAIPYTVSVDGQPSDVAKFQALLTKRLVDARKPTHDSPIYQLLEDYPDIDHTKTDTFRDRVEYSKAMKERLAQARKAGLDALKTLEDEIKNIDDCEAGVVIDLFLSYRAVKAWDEMIALVPKMSPVLTATVMVQEQLGFALNRAGRGEDAERVLLELIARRGPSSETYGILGRVYKDRWEAAQEAGSTMLAKGLLNKAIDAYLKGFEADWRDAYPGINAVTLMELKEPPDSRRLEILPVVTYAVKQRVQRCTPDYWDFATLLELAILAKDEPEAIDALAHSLAAVRESWEPETTVRNLRLIREARQRRGEENLAWAGHVEEELLKYESQR; encoded by the coding sequence ATGCCCACCCCCCTCTGCTTCATCCTCATGCCCTTCGGCAAAAAGAAAGACGCCACAGGTCGGGAGATCGACTTTGACGCGGTGTATGAACAGCTGATCGCTCCGGCGGTGCTTGCTGCTGGGATGGAGCCGCTGCGGGCGGACGAGGAAAAGACTGGCGGTATCATCCACAAGCCGATGTTTGAGCGGCTGATCCTCTGCGAGTATGCCGTGGCCGACCTGACTGCAGCCAATGCCAATGTCTTTTACGAACTAGGTGTGCGCCATGCCGCCAAGCCCCATACAACGGTGCTTATGTTCGCTGAAGGGAGCGGACAACTTCCCTTTGACGTGGCCCAACTTCGGGCCATCCCGTACACTGTTTCAGTGGACGGTCAGCCGTCGGATGTTGCCAAATTCCAGGCGCTGCTGACCAAACGCCTCGTTGATGCCCGCAAGCCAACCCATGACAGCCCGATTTATCAGCTTCTGGAAGATTACCCTGACATTGACCACACCAAGACCGACACCTTCCGCGACCGGGTAGAATACTCAAAGGCCATGAAGGAGCGCCTTGCCCAGGCCCGCAAAGCAGGGCTTGATGCATTGAAGACGTTGGAAGACGAGATCAAGAATATCGACGATTGTGAGGCCGGGGTAGTGATAGATCTTTTCCTGTCATACCGGGCCGTGAAAGCGTGGGACGAGATGATCGCCCTAGTGCCGAAGATGTCGCCGGTGCTGACTGCGACGGTGATGGTGCAGGAACAGTTGGGATTTGCCCTGAACCGGGCAGGTCGGGGTGAAGACGCAGAGCGGGTGCTGCTGGAGCTAATCGCTCGGCGCGGGCCGTCCAGCGAAACCTACGGCATTCTCGGCCGGGTCTATAAGGATCGTTGGGAGGCAGCACAGGAGGCTGGCAGCACCATGCTCGCCAAGGGGCTTTTGAACAAAGCCATCGATGCCTACCTGAAAGGGTTCGAAGCAGACTGGCGTGACGCTTATCCGGGGATCAATGCCGTGACGCTGATGGAGCTGAAAGAGCCGCCAGATTCACGCAGATTGGAGATCTTGCCGGTGGTGACCTATGCCGTCAAGCAGCGTGTCCAGCGCTGCACCCCGGATTACTGGGACTTTGCCACCCTGCTGGAACTTGCGATACTGGCGAAGGACGAGCCGGAAGCAATAGACGCTCTTGCACACTCATTGGCCGCTGTACGTGAATCGTGGGAGCCGGAAACAACGGTCCGCAACCTGCGCCTGATCCGCGAGGCCAGGCAGCGCAGAGGAGAAGAGAACCTGGCCTGGGCTGGGCATGTTGAGGAAGAGTTGCTCAAGTATGAATCTCAGCGCTGA
- a CDS encoding TIR domain-containing protein, protein MPSLWESMSPTLSPTIFLWKKSSHSHATLLGERRRRSDVKSISTIPGAPALAQSNVSTAAASRRWVLVAGTGSQVGVPQEDIRAARAVGEELARNRYGLVTGGWHGVDYMVTEAFVNTLNCLSLDPKEHLIQVVQPGRNAFREVGHVVRTPYGPLEWLEPQKYADALVLIGGQGGTFDAWLGALHDGMPRFPMGGTSGDAASAFKKTSDLWELIPVPGIRKSDFEILGTPIRSESDARVVAEHLVAKLLPAALNAVDAVARSDSDGAASLFISYSRKDSDWVSRIRTLLRPAERRGLVSTWADTDIRPGSQWEEDIKDRIERSQAALLLMSNDLLKSSFVRKMEIPAFVNKVKKSPSQFRLFWLLLETCPWQEIPELGQFQSVGSTSQAIKDAPTPADAQCRLLEAVEEILREIPRNDPQLV, encoded by the coding sequence ATGCCGAGTCTCTGGGAAAGTATGTCGCCTACGCTCAGCCCAACCATTTTCCTGTGGAAGAAGAGTAGCCATTCCCACGCCACCCTTTTGGGGGAAAGAAGGAGGCGGTCTGACGTGAAATCGATTTCGACAATACCCGGTGCACCTGCTTTGGCACAAAGCAATGTGAGCACCGCAGCGGCTTCCCGGCGCTGGGTTCTCGTCGCAGGTACCGGATCGCAGGTCGGTGTTCCACAAGAGGATATACGGGCTGCCAGGGCAGTTGGCGAAGAGTTGGCGCGAAATCGTTATGGCCTTGTAACCGGCGGATGGCACGGTGTCGACTACATGGTTACAGAAGCCTTCGTTAACACACTGAACTGCCTTTCCCTCGATCCGAAGGAGCATCTTATTCAGGTCGTTCAACCGGGCAGGAATGCCTTCCGTGAAGTCGGCCATGTTGTGAGAACGCCATACGGTCCACTGGAGTGGCTTGAACCGCAAAAATATGCAGATGCTCTAGTATTGATAGGGGGACAAGGCGGTACCTTTGATGCTTGGCTAGGGGCTCTGCATGATGGCATGCCGCGATTCCCGATGGGGGGAACGTCTGGCGACGCTGCATCTGCATTTAAGAAAACTTCGGACTTATGGGAATTGATTCCTGTTCCCGGTATCCGCAAGAGCGACTTTGAGATTCTCGGTACTCCAATTCGCTCTGAATCTGACGCGAGAGTGGTAGCTGAGCACCTCGTTGCAAAACTGCTCCCTGCCGCTCTTAACGCCGTCGATGCCGTAGCAAGGAGTGATAGTGACGGGGCAGCATCATTATTCATAAGCTACAGCAGAAAGGACTCCGACTGGGTGAGCCGCATCCGCACACTTCTACGACCAGCGGAAAGACGCGGTCTGGTTTCTACTTGGGCAGATACCGATATCAGGCCTGGAAGCCAATGGGAAGAAGATATCAAGGATAGAATCGAGCGTTCTCAGGCCGCTCTACTCTTGATGAGCAACGATCTCCTCAAGTCGAGTTTTGTAAGGAAAATGGAGATTCCTGCATTCGTCAACAAGGTTAAGAAATCTCCCTCACAATTTCGGCTGTTCTGGCTTTTGTTGGAGACGTGCCCATGGCAGGAGATTCCGGAACTGGGACAATTTCAATCCGTTGGCAGCACGTCCCAAGCGATAAAAGACGCTCCAACTCCAGCAGATGCGCAATGCCGGCTCCTGGAAGCAGTAGAAGAGATTCTTCGGGAGATACCGAGAAATGATCCGCAGCTCGTCTGA
- a CDS encoding DUF4062 domain-containing protein, with protein MSMIKTVFLFISSPGDCQLERDTVREVVGRFNSNPLLRSQFRITVEASDTDYGVPMPSSLPPQDGVNLAIKSPEECDLFVCIFRSRFGTPPSKLKDDGTPFLSGTEYEFHCSRTQAKITDGFQPYMLTYRGPADETNRDAESMRQVKLIDEFFVGQYFFDQNGNATGAYHQFTTTEEFKNQFEGHVRQYLSQRIPWLSQSFSSWLHLQRDKLVKDAGPRYTRNAHVETRIMTSFDWLLRTETAYKKLDDALEEVYKRLPHRESPTAELKKSFKNIAAKLRETKFWQDTLDFVKIHDVIQRVLTTFGKLQEEAEREHYSLSKEERDRYTEQARNTRDRLSSLNWVIENAQQCLSLLEEYTGIAVKRVILINGPAGQGKTHTLVEQVSRCVDHGQIAIGILGHKLIAGSELWPEIFASLGLPATITPNDFLATIDRQARERQSVALLAFDALNETCPRSRWQAQLLGMLEEVNRFQNIAVALAVRDDYLPYTIPRLPDNADAPWVLINHSGFAGVEAEAMAKYFAAYGLEAPVFPPIIPEFTNPLYLKILCQSLQQHEGHEVPSLLPSWLDVHTRWMDALEIKAKATSELGLDPLKKRIVHKTIGKIADAMLAIGATRLLRDAAEQIAKEVAGTTRLVSFLLSEQVMFETIGGNPDEELVLFGYERFSDTFLAERLLVRLGKDEKGRSDIEAIRNAFAPDGELHGYVSRDSGLPYRNQAGILRSLMLLVPKLTGRELPDLLPEGKVVSDYLITNAFRDSLLWRSRRNEFGGSPRELWELLTRDKSRFPELAYLIQLALIPGHPFHIKATLHHWLKRFKSSGARDAAWTVELPDLWEDENSIIHVTVSWAATQNLTGIHRDTAETIALLLSWCCTSTNSGLKDTATRGVCRLFQACPEIVKPVLAEFESVDDAYMAESLLLATLGVVLVSTDMEWIKDIAGFVFAQQFPKGAPRWCHLFIRHYARRIVECGVEVGLEIDEAVIKPPYTSRLPLGRVPKRLKTLEKKDDSSGYHRLVWSASENDFYRYILDANSGLFPFKETPLDRSDEPVRPYRKGRLHFAGIASRGDVFDINLAARYIVWNALKLGWTAKRFDQFDTGYQISRDRIIHGARTERVGKKYQWIGWRTLQAFLSDHYHLNHYLSDSKGDYDNPTQLDEDLPDPLRWLVEAPKSVARITGQESSERECPLKVPVLTPWPEPSTESITSWINIPDKMPPLATCLRSVPGSVAALQKGRWLRADFELTWEPGWRPGLWALPESYISIWMLARMIIVKTSDLAALRTALCQQHVQESLNGIGRNDHPGVHKATLDQWLQYEDSLEPGFIDATHSENSYDDYWPVPYSHPFATLGSTDFGRAELQITLPTPWLIRQWSLTLDKATGTYRTADGSIVFYNEGILGGSDRVFICMTSAEALLKSSGWTLLWFIRGEEFGGFMPLYNFAKRVNVHGVANLSESGYPEILWMNRELE; from the coding sequence ATGTCCATGATCAAGACGGTTTTCCTCTTCATTTCCTCCCCGGGCGATTGCCAACTAGAGCGTGACACAGTCCGCGAAGTAGTTGGTCGGTTTAACAGCAACCCCTTATTGCGTTCGCAATTTAGAATAACCGTCGAAGCATCTGATACCGACTATGGCGTCCCAATGCCATCGTCTCTTCCGCCCCAGGACGGGGTGAATCTTGCCATAAAATCCCCGGAAGAATGTGATCTTTTTGTCTGCATTTTTCGCAGCCGTTTTGGCACCCCGCCATCGAAGCTAAAAGACGATGGCACCCCATTCCTATCCGGTACCGAATATGAGTTCCACTGTTCCAGGACTCAGGCAAAGATTACGGACGGCTTTCAGCCCTACATGTTGACTTATCGCGGGCCGGCCGACGAAACAAACCGGGATGCCGAATCCATGCGGCAAGTGAAATTGATCGATGAATTCTTCGTCGGGCAATATTTTTTCGATCAGAATGGAAATGCAACAGGCGCGTACCATCAGTTCACCACCACTGAAGAGTTCAAAAATCAATTTGAAGGACATGTCCGGCAGTATCTGAGCCAGCGTATCCCCTGGCTCTCTCAATCGTTCTCGTCATGGCTGCATCTGCAACGGGACAAACTGGTTAAGGATGCCGGTCCCCGCTATACCAGAAATGCCCACGTTGAAACGAGAATAATGACCTCGTTTGACTGGCTACTACGAACCGAAACCGCATATAAAAAGCTGGATGACGCCTTGGAGGAGGTTTATAAAAGGCTCCCCCACCGGGAGTCACCGACGGCTGAACTGAAGAAGTCCTTCAAAAATATTGCCGCCAAACTTCGTGAGACCAAATTCTGGCAAGATACCCTTGATTTTGTTAAGATTCACGACGTTATCCAGCGAGTCCTTACGACATTCGGGAAGCTACAAGAGGAAGCAGAAAGAGAACATTACTCACTCTCTAAAGAAGAAAGGGATCGTTACACGGAGCAGGCGAGGAATACACGGGATCGGCTCAGTTCGCTTAACTGGGTTATAGAAAATGCACAACAATGCCTCTCTCTTCTGGAGGAATATACCGGGATCGCCGTAAAGCGAGTGATTTTGATCAATGGTCCTGCCGGCCAGGGGAAGACACATACATTGGTCGAACAGGTTTCCCGGTGCGTGGATCATGGCCAGATTGCCATAGGGATTCTGGGGCATAAACTGATTGCCGGTAGTGAGTTGTGGCCGGAGATATTTGCAAGCCTCGGCTTGCCGGCAACAATCACCCCGAACGATTTTCTGGCTACCATCGACCGTCAGGCACGGGAGCGGCAATCCGTGGCGCTATTGGCATTTGATGCTCTGAATGAAACCTGTCCACGCTCCCGCTGGCAGGCTCAATTGCTCGGCATGCTGGAAGAGGTCAATCGATTCCAGAATATCGCGGTTGCTCTTGCAGTGCGGGATGATTACCTGCCGTACACCATTCCGCGACTGCCTGATAATGCTGACGCTCCTTGGGTTCTTATCAACCACAGCGGTTTTGCAGGTGTGGAGGCGGAGGCCATGGCCAAATATTTTGCTGCCTACGGTCTAGAGGCCCCGGTTTTCCCGCCGATTATCCCTGAATTCACCAACCCGTTATACTTGAAAATACTTTGCCAGAGCCTGCAACAGCACGAAGGGCATGAAGTGCCATCCCTGCTCCCTTCCTGGCTCGATGTACATACCCGGTGGATGGATGCCTTGGAAATCAAGGCAAAGGCTACGTCAGAACTAGGGCTTGATCCCTTGAAAAAGCGGATTGTTCATAAGACCATCGGAAAAATTGCCGATGCAATGCTTGCCATCGGCGCCACCCGGTTGTTACGTGACGCTGCCGAACAGATCGCAAAAGAGGTTGCCGGAACGACACGGTTGGTTAGCTTTCTTCTCTCCGAACAAGTGATGTTCGAAACCATTGGCGGCAATCCCGATGAGGAGCTGGTGCTATTCGGCTACGAGCGTTTTTCAGACACCTTTCTGGCGGAACGGCTCCTGGTACGGTTGGGTAAAGATGAAAAAGGAAGGTCGGACATTGAAGCTATCAGGAATGCATTCGCACCAGATGGCGAGTTACATGGCTATGTCAGCCGTGACAGTGGCTTGCCGTATCGCAATCAAGCCGGCATCCTGCGCTCCCTCATGTTGCTGGTGCCGAAGCTGACCGGCAGAGAACTGCCTGACCTGCTGCCGGAAGGGAAAGTGGTTTCGGATTATCTCATCACCAACGCGTTCAGGGACAGCCTCCTGTGGCGCTCCCGGCGGAACGAGTTCGGCGGGTCCCCTCGTGAACTGTGGGAACTTTTGACCAGGGATAAGAGTAGATTTCCGGAGCTGGCCTATCTCATTCAACTGGCCCTGATACCAGGACATCCCTTCCATATTAAGGCGACACTCCATCATTGGTTGAAGCGATTCAAGTCTTCTGGCGCTCGTGATGCGGCTTGGACTGTGGAGCTGCCGGACTTGTGGGAAGACGAGAATTCCATCATCCATGTGACCGTGTCATGGGCTGCCACGCAAAATCTCACGGGGATACACCGGGACACGGCGGAAACCATCGCCCTGCTCCTCTCATGGTGTTGCACGAGTACGAACAGCGGCCTCAAGGACACGGCCACGAGAGGAGTGTGCCGCCTGTTCCAAGCGTGCCCGGAAATAGTTAAGCCGGTGCTTGCCGAATTCGAATCCGTCGATGACGCCTATATGGCGGAATCGCTGCTCTTGGCAACCTTGGGTGTGGTGCTGGTCAGCACGGATATGGAATGGATAAAGGACATAGCGGGTTTTGTGTTCGCCCAACAGTTTCCAAAGGGTGCCCCGCGCTGGTGTCATCTCTTCATCCGGCACTATGCCCGGCGCATTGTCGAGTGCGGCGTGGAGGTTGGGCTTGAAATCGATGAGGCTGTAATCAAGCCGCCATACACAAGCAGGTTGCCATTGGGAAGAGTGCCAAAACGGCTGAAAACTTTAGAAAAGAAAGATGATTCATCAGGCTACCATAGACTAGTATGGTCTGCATCTGAAAACGATTTCTATCGATATATATTGGATGCAAATTCTGGCCTTTTCCCATTTAAAGAAACGCCTCTTGATCGTTCGGATGAACCTGTGCGCCCATACCGTAAAGGTCGATTGCATTTTGCCGGGATCGCTTCAAGAGGTGATGTCTTTGATATTAACTTGGCTGCCCGTTACATCGTCTGGAATGCACTCAAGCTGGGGTGGACAGCAAAACGTTTCGACCAATTCGACACCGGCTATCAAATCTCCCGAGACCGGATCATCCATGGGGCGAGAACGGAGCGTGTCGGCAAAAAATATCAGTGGATTGGCTGGCGTACCTTGCAGGCGTTCCTGTCGGACCATTATCATCTGAACCATTATTTAAGCGATTCCAAGGGCGATTACGATAATCCAACGCAACTTGATGAAGATCTGCCAGATCCTTTACGCTGGCTGGTGGAAGCGCCGAAATCCGTTGCCCGTATTACCGGGCAGGAATCATCAGAGAGAGAATGCCCACTGAAAGTCCCTGTTTTGACTCCATGGCCGGAGCCTTCAACTGAATCAATTACAAGCTGGATAAATATTCCCGATAAAATGCCACCTTTAGCGACATGTTTACGCTCGGTTCCTGGAAGTGTTGCTGCTTTACAGAAAGGGAGATGGCTCCGTGCCGATTTCGAGTTAACCTGGGAACCGGGATGGCGGCCAGGGCTGTGGGCGCTACCGGAGTCCTATATCAGTATCTGGATGCTTGCGCGAATGATCATTGTCAAGACTTCCGACTTGGCCGCATTGAGAACTGCACTTTGCCAGCAGCACGTTCAGGAGTCGTTGAACGGAATCGGCAGAAACGATCATCCTGGTGTCCACAAGGCAACTCTCGATCAATGGCTGCAATACGAAGACTCCCTAGAGCCGGGGTTTATTGATGCGACGCATAGTGAAAACTCTTATGATGATTATTGGCCGGTGCCGTATTCCCATCCGTTTGCGACACTCGGTTCAACCGATTTTGGCAGGGCCGAACTGCAGATTACCTTACCGACACCTTGGCTGATTCGTCAGTGGAGTCTGACGTTGGATAAAGCAACCGGGACCTATCGAACCGCTGATGGTAGTATTGTCTTCTATAACGAAGGAATCCTCGGCGGAAGCGACAGAGTGTTCATATGCATGACCTCAGCCGAGGCGTTATTAAAGTCCTCCGGCTGGACTCTATTGTGGTTTATTCGAGGGGAAGAGTTTGGTGGGTTCATGCCACTCTACAATTTTGCCAAGAGAGTAAATGTGCATGGTGTGGCTAACTTGAGTGAAAGTGGGTATCCGGAAATATTATGGATGAATCGGGAGCTTGAGTAA